The nucleotide sequence CCTgcggggatcatacaggttgctggctcattaTTCTACAGGAAAGAAGTATAACAGTtactactccttccctctgggggagcagagcactaattGATTGCTGAACTCCttctcctacaggagccaagcctatcagattgaTGACTCCCTAGCAAGACCCGTAACAGATAGCTAACTCTGCCTCCCTGGCGGTATGGTcctatacagattgctactccgcagccTAATTCATAagggattgctaactcctccttcttcaggAGCCGAAATGTAACACATTGATAattcccatctgcttgctcctcccatcagcatagcagattctaacagagacggctgagggggatatgatagaagactacaaaatcatgaaaggacttgaacaagttaatgttaatctattatttactctctcagataatagaaggaacagGGGGCACGCCAAGAAGTtagcaatttaaaacaaatcaaagaaaatttttttcactcagtacaaagttaagctctagaattaatTCCCAGAGGATGAGGTaacagtagttagtgtaactgggttttaaaaacttttgataagttcctagaggaaaaatccataaactactattacagcaattaataagcaatagaaggttgtgatttatctaatggaTAAGGAGAGAAagaatgtttgggtacttgccaggttctagtgACTTgcattggcaactgttggaaacaagatacttgcctttatggacccttggtctgacctaatatggcatatcttatgttcttattatctcCAGCGCAGAGGCTGAGGCTCTTTTTATCCTGGATGACGCGTGCATTTGTCTGTTTCTCGTTTTTCATTCTTAAATAGTAATAGTGGGTTGCGGACACTTGGTCACCATTTTGTACCAAGTGAAAGTACTGAGCAAGGAATATCAAGAGTCTATCTGTTCCATTACTTTTTGTCCTTCAAATATGAGTAGAGCTTTTAGTGCCTTTTAACGTGTGGTGCTGAGTAACTTTCTTGTCACATTTAGTATAGAGAAATGCTAAGTCATGATATTTGGAATAAGATCTCAAACTCTCAATTTCACTCCAAATGTCCTTCAAAATACTTGAATTCTGCCAAAGAGAGCCTCTTTCTGGAGTTCAAAAGATGTTAGATGCACAGGAAACACCTCTATCTGTGCctgaaaattcttcttaatcaggccagtggcacccaatacatCTGGACCAGTTTTTTGTCCTTTTGGTCTCCAATTCCATCTTATGATACTTAAGGATTTTGGATATCCCCTATGATCCACAGAGTATACACTTGCTATTTACAACTCTATCAGCAATATTCTTTTGGTTTTTCCCTTTACCGCGAAGTTTGATTTTCTGTCAGGATCAGGATCCCAGTGCTTTCCTGGAACAGcgatgttataatgtttacaaCAACTTCCAAGGATGAGCCGGGCCACCTTTATGCTTTTCTGTATGAAGGACATCTCACATCAGCACCTGACCTCTAGCATCAAGCTATATAACCATTTCTAGTTCTATTTTACAGATCCTGCATTTGCCTGTTCTACCAGGTTTTTCCTctgctggctgtgaaccatccATTGTCCAGTGGTGCAAGTATAAATCTCCCATCCCTATGTTTAAACTCACCATTCCAGAGCCTTTCCCGTGTCAGGTTTTGAGCTGTGTGGGGTTTCTGAAGTAACTCTATTTCCCACTATATTTGTGTTTTTGGGAATTGATTTTCCTTGTTTACTGGTCTGATTCTTTGCAATGATTTTTCTATACTTTGCAAATTCCATTGATTCTTCCCCTCCTGTATTGGCAGAGTCTCACTTATTCTTTCAACTCTTGTAACAATTGTTCATGCTTAAGAATGAAGACCAATTTTGGCCATTCACTTTCGTACTACAGCACTATTTCGAACATTTGCATCTGTAAGGCCTGCACCTCCTCCAGTTGCTGGAAAGTACAATCTCAGCATGCACTGACTCTTAAAAGATTACTTGAGGCATATGGAGAAGTTGTATTGTTCTTGCATCCAACTCTTTAATATCTTTATCAGGCCATTctacaattaaaaatatatataggaaAGTGCATGTATTGCATGTGACTCATGTGTGGCTTCTCTGGTGGCTTGAAAGTTCTTCTTTTTTCTGAAGCTTTTACTATACAAAAGTACAAGACTTGGCTTCACTCCAGTGGATATTCTTTGATGCCATATGAAAGATATTTTCTGACTTAAACTTTTATCAGGCTCATTATATGTAAATGGTTACTCTGGTGGCATTTGAGGTCTACCTtatgactgaagcttttaccacattcactacAAGTAAATGGCTTCTTTCCAGTATGAATTCTCTGATGATATTTCAAGTTACCTTTCAGACAGAAACATTTGCCAcattcactacatgtaaatggcttctctccagtATGAATTCTCTGATGATATTTCAAGTTACCTTTCTGACAGAAACATTTGCCACATTCACTACATGTAAATagcttctctccagtgtggattctctggtggcgtTCGAAGCTTCCTTTctgactgaaacttttaccacactcactacatgtaaatggcttctctcctgtgtgcaTTCTCTGATGGGATTTGAGACCTTCTTTCccactgaaacttttaccacactcactacatgtaaatggcttctctcctgtgtggattctctggtggcgtTCTAAGCTTcctttctgattgaaacttttatcacaatcactacatgtaaatggattctctcctgtgtggattctctgatggcaTTCTAAGCTTCCTTTCTGACTGAAAcatttaccacactcactacatgtaaatggcttctctcctgtgtggattctctggtggcatTTGAAGCTTCCTTTGTGACTGAAACTTCTACCACATTCACTACATGTAAACagattctctccagtgtggattctctggtggcatTCTAAGTTTCCTTTCTGACTGAAAcatttaccacactcactacatgtaaatggcttctctcctgtgtggattctctggtggcatTTGAAGCTTCCTTTGTAACTGAAAcatttaccacactcactacatgtaaatggtttgactcccgtgtggattctctggtggatgATGAGGTCACACTTCTtgctgaagcttttaccacactcagtacatataaACTGACTTTCTACTTTGgggattttcttctcttttgtgaCATCTGCTTCTGCACTGAAGCTTTTTTCAGACTGAATACAAAGCAATGTTTTTTTTCGAACTCCTGAAAAGACTTTTCCCTCACATAAGCTTTCATTGCATTCATTACTTGAAATtgctctctctcctggttggTATTTTAGTTGTTGTGTGAAGTTTTCTTTCTGATTGAAATTTCTGTCACCACCATTACACATGAATAATTTTTCTTCTGTCTGTGGTTGTGGGTTTATTATTTCTTGCTTTTGAATGATATTTTCTCCACTTTCAGAATatgaaaatgttctctcttctgtctccattttctggtgatttaataaagagaaatgaGAGCTGTAAGATTCCCCATCTTGAGGGCAATGAGAGGGTCTCTGTCCTGTGTGTGTTCTTTGGTGTATAACTAAGGATACCCTGCTAGAAAAGCTTTTCTTACATTCAATACAAGTATACATGCTCCCTTGAGTGTGCATTTTCTGGTGTAATTTCAGGGTTAACTTatgtttgaaacattttccacactgAGAGCATGGAAAAGGTCTTGCTCCTGTGTGGGTTTTCTGGTGCaatacaaaatgacatttcctatcaAAGGTTTTCCCACAGGTGTCACAGtgaaaggatttcttccctttctcctctatttggtgaaggtcagaagTCATTCGATCACTGTTATTACTGTggaagggtctctctgctcttagGGGTCTCTTGTGCTCGAGGTTGTCTGTGAGCTCCCTGTCACGTCTCTCAAACGAAGTGACTCCATCTTGTGAGTTTCCTGCAGGGTCTCGCTGCTTCTTCTCCAATGCCTGCTGACTTTGGCAAGTGTCTTCCCCCTCAGCCTTTTGGGAAAGATTCTCAAATTCATTTCCGGATTGTCTTGGTGCAAGTGCCAGTACTATAGGGAACGATTCTcgattctcctccctcctctcttcctgtaTGACCTCATTGGCAGCTGGATATAAAAAGAAGGAATTAATCATGTATCAGGGATAATGGAATGGAAAACTATCAATGTCCTAGAATCAGACTTCTTGAAGGATCACACAATGACTGCATAGGATGTGTGATATTAGAAAATTCTGTGATATAGGAGAAGTTTTAGGAGATGCCTGTGAAAACTCCTGGTTGATGTCTTTATAGAGCTCctgtggtttattttatttttttcatacattTATAAAACTTATACCCCACCTCCTCCAATGCAATTGTTCAGGGTGGATTACAAAGATACCTACACATTCagttacaaataaaataacataaaatgaataaattaaaaacatcttTACACAATAAACTTTTCAAACACTCATAAATcacccagaggacttacaatctaagtttttgtacctgaggcaaatggagggtaaagtaacttgcccaaggtcacaaggagcaactgcaggactcgaaccctggtctcctggtttgtggtcccctgctctaaccactaggctattcctcctccccagtTTCAACTAAGAGTGTGTCTCTATAAACTCATTATCTTTTTATTGAGAAAAAGTGATCTCAAATATCAGTAGAGGGAGGAGCTGTCAGggatgagaaaaaaaagaggatgagAGAAGAACAGGAAAagggtgaggagagggactgAGGACCAGGTAAAGGGTGAGAAGACGAGGACAGGCTTCATGCTCCTATtcgtaaatccaggcctgcttgtACATCTCTGGTGTGGTGCTGACCCAGGGAAAAATGACTTTTAGTAAAACATCCCCTGTATTTCCTAAAAACAGAGATAATGCAATCCTTACCTACAGAGCTCAggatctcataattctccttcacatccctgtaaagctccttctgtccttcatcTAAACACCCTccttcctcctgggagaaagagacagcgagGTCCTCCGACAtcaccggcacctgaaacacaaaccagaaatgCTCAGGGACACATGGAGGGGCTCAGCTGGCTTTAATCTCTAATCATGGAAGAGGGGACACCAGGAACCCTCATCCCCAGGAACTGCCAGACTTTTTCCCCTGGAGTCAGATTCCTCTCTGGATCTCAGGGTTTGCAAGTCTAACTATGGAAAGATTCTCTGATTCCAGAGACACAGACTATCAAATGCCTCTGCCTGGAAAAATCAGTGAATAATAAAACCCAAGATCCAACAGAGCATTATCCATAACCTCAGGAACATCTGATTCTGTCACATCAGGAGAAGTCACTGTGCTCTCATCCTCCTGACTGCTCAGCCCCTAACCTTGGTTTGTCTTAGACGCTGTTCCCTCCTTCTGCACATCCAGTGGCAAACCTAAAGTATGTGGCACCAGGAGTGGATACTATCTTtgacactccctcccctctcagtaaCCCCTGGTTCACTCCCCTCTCTGTCTCCGGTGGATCCCCTCACTCAAAATTAGTAAAAACATAAACAGTGCTGCACAAAACACATATAAAAGACGGTCCCTGAtcggtagagcttacaatctaaccaAGACAAAGAGACAGGGCAAAATAATCTTGAGGAATTTCTtctattaagaaaatggttaaaaatgaatGAGGCTGTAAGGGGGATAATCAGGTCTAAGACATAAAAGCAGCCTCAACAAGGTGGGATTTCAGACAGGATATAAATCAGGCGAGGGAGCCTAACGCAGcggctcaggaagtctattccaagcacacagtgAGTCAGGAGGAGAGCACGGAGTCAGGaatcgggggggggcgggggggggagactcgcatgatgagcagagtgcacgaCGAGGGGtacagggagagataagagaggagagtcagtgaggagctgcagagggaaggctcttgtaggtgagtaagaggagcttgaactgtaagtGGGAAGGGATAGGAATGCTTAAATGCATTATTCTTCCTTGAGATTTGTGGCTCAGCAGCAAAGGACAGAAGATCTTTATCAACTTAATTTTCATTAGAAAAGAAATTTGGTTAACTGGAGGAAAAGACTGCTTAGATATTTGCAAAGCCTCCCCTAAATAATTATTAATCATTTCCCCTGGTGAAATATTATCCCTTGGGAAAATTGATAATTCTAATATATCTTTCTTTTGGAAATATTTTCTAACTTCTAAGTTTTCCTTCTGAGTGAAACACGATCTTGAAGGGAGGCAGAAGAATTTGG is from Rhinatrema bivittatum chromosome 2, aRhiBiv1.1, whole genome shotgun sequence and encodes:
- the LOC115083471 gene encoding gastrula zinc finger protein XlCGF57.1-like produces the protein MTSDLHQIEEKGKKSFHCDTCGKTFDRKCHFVLHQKTHTGARPFPCSQCGKCFKHKLTLKLHQKMHTQGSMYTCIECKKSFSSRVSLVIHQRTHTGQRPSHCPQDGESYSSHFSLLNHQKMETEERTFSYSESGENIIQKQEIINPQPQTEEKLFMCNGGDRNFNQKENFTQQLKYQPGERAISSNECNESLCEGKVFSGVRKKTLLCIQSEKSFSAEADVTKEKKIPKVESQFICTECGKSFSKKCDLIIHQRIHTGVKPFTCSECGKCFSYKGSFKCHQRIHTGEKPFTCSECGKCFSQKGNLECHQRIHTGENLFTCSECGRSFSHKGSFKCHQRIHTGEKPFTCSECGKCFSQKGSLECHQRIHTGENPFTCSDCDKSFNQKGSLERHQRIHTGEKPFTCSECGKSFSGKEGLKSHQRMHTGEKPFTCSECGKSFSQKGSFERHQRIHTGEKLFTCSECGKCFCQKGNLKYHQRIHTGEKPFTCSECGKCFCLKGNLKYHQRIHTGKKPFTCSECGKSFSHKVDLKCHQSNHLHIMSLIKV